The genome window ATCCGTGCGCAACCGGGCCCGCGTGTACTGGCGCAAATACGCCACCGACTACTACCGCACCTTCGAAGACTTCGACTCCCCGATTAACCACCGGGTAATGCGCTACGCCGATGTGCTCCTGCTGCAAGCCGAAGCCCTGAATGAGCAGGGGCAGATGGCCGCCGCCATCCCGCTGATCAACCAGGTGCGGCAGCGCGCCGGGCTAGCCCCACTTTCGGCCGGTAGCTTTACCCAGGCCTCCCTGCGTACCCAACTCATGCACGAGCGGGTAACGGAGCTGACGGGTGAGGGCGTCCGGTGGTTCGACTTGCAGCGCTGGGGCCTGCTCGACAACCAGACGGGCCTCAATCTGCTGAAGGCGCGCGACTCGGACTTCAACAACTTCGTGATTGGCAAATCCCGCCTGCTCCCCTTAGTGCAGAGCGACGTGGACCTGGGCCGCTTAAAGCAAAACCCCGGATGGTAAGCTTACCTTACTGACTGGGTAGTGTACCACAGCCGCTGTACCTTCCGGTGCAGCGGCTGTTTGGCTTAAAGTGAAGGGGTAGGGTAACGCTACTATGGCTTCTCTGCTTGGCCTTTTATTGCTACTATCCGGTTTTCTTTTCCATTCCCGCCTGTCGTTATGTTGTTTCTCCGTTCCTCCTTCTGGGCTTCCCTGCTGCTGGTCGGCACTCTGGCTTGCTCCAAAAGCTCTCCATCAGTAACGCCCACCCCGACCCCGCCAACCGCGCCTACCACTACCACCTTCACGAACCCACTGCTGTCGGTGGGGCCTGATCCGTGGGTGGTGCGCCGGGGCGACGTGTACTACTACATGAGCACGACGGGCGGCAACTTGGTCATCCGCAAGACGGCAAAAATGTCGGAGCTGGGTTCGGCCGTGAGCACCGTGGTCTGGACGCCCCAGCAGGCTGGCATCAACCAAATTGAAATCTGGGCCCCGGAGCTGCACTTTCTGGACGGGAAGTGGTACATCTATTACTCGGCTAACCCGCTCTGCTGCGACGGGCACCGTATTTTCGTGTTGGAAAATTCTTCTGCTGACCCTACCACAGGCACTTGGGTTGATAAGGGCCGCATTGCCGTGCCGGGTCAGGATTTGTGGGCCATTGATGGTACTGTACTGGAGCAGAACGGTAAGCGCTACCTGCTGTGGTCGGGCCATGAAGTAGCCCGCGCCCAAACCCAGCGCATTTACATAGCCGAAATGAGCAACCCCTGGACCCTGGTAGGGCCGCGGGTGGAGCTCTCGAAACCCGAGTTCAGCTGGGAGCAGCTTGGTGACCCGGATGTGAACGAGGGGCCGGAAATCCTGAAGCGCGGCGACAAAACCTTTGTGGTGTACTCGGCCAGCCACTGCAGCACCGACGACTACGCCCTGGGCTTGCTCACGGCTTCCGCTACCGCCGACCCGCTGAAGCTTAGCTCCTGGACCAAAACGCCCACCCCCGTATTCGTGAAGAACCCCGCGGGCCGCGCTTTTGGGCCGGGCCATAACGGCTTTTTCCAGTCTAAAGACGGCACCGAGGACTGGATTATTTACCATGCCAACCCCCAAGCCGGCCAGGGCTGCGGCGACAACCGGAGCCCGCGCATGCAGAAGTTTACCTGGAAAGCCGACGGCACGCCCGATTTTGGGACGCCCGTGGCCCTAGGCACGGCCCTGCCGAAACCCGCCGGCGAATAATCGGCAACTTTAGCGCTGAGTATCCCACCTACCCGATTGTAGCTTCCTGATCTATGGTTCTGAAAACGAAAACCCACCTAGTGGCCGGACTGGCGTTGAGCCTGCTGGGCGCCTGCCAGTCTGCCACCACTACAAGCGTCAGCACGCCCACAGCTACTACCGCCGAAACCGTGGCGGAGGCGGAAACCCCAGCT of Hymenobacter sublimis contains these proteins:
- a CDS encoding glycoside hydrolase family 43 protein gives rise to the protein MLFLRSSFWASLLLVGTLACSKSSPSVTPTPTPPTAPTTTTFTNPLLSVGPDPWVVRRGDVYYYMSTTGGNLVIRKTAKMSELGSAVSTVVWTPQQAGINQIEIWAPELHFLDGKWYIYYSANPLCCDGHRIFVLENSSADPTTGTWVDKGRIAVPGQDLWAIDGTVLEQNGKRYLLWSGHEVARAQTQRIYIAEMSNPWTLVGPRVELSKPEFSWEQLGDPDVNEGPEILKRGDKTFVVYSASHCSTDDYALGLLTASATADPLKLSSWTKTPTPVFVKNPAGRAFGPGHNGFFQSKDGTEDWIIYHANPQAGQGCGDNRSPRMQKFTWKADGTPDFGTPVALGTALPKPAGE